A single window of Coturnix japonica isolate 7356 chromosome 17, Coturnix japonica 2.1, whole genome shotgun sequence DNA harbors:
- the SEC16A gene encoding protein transport protein Sec16A isoform X5, which translates to MQQPPQTVPAGAAAPPPAGIARNTYWRNTSLSKRANATAAPVQPVTDPFAFGRQTPQGSPLDNPTKGNALVMQSSSPAVFPQPAVVHALPSHAGDNPHGLHPSLSVSQPGINSSMFSNVPVPAPSPGYVTNSTTEVHPNADLGLHGSAVASHYNAGTALENSFSVHPGMVSVSNNPGGRQDVNRDPSDVPSGPTATALFPPAPQQPLSQWRPAQGNLQSPVQNFVPYPEPPSQTDIHNVSQSSVSTSHPPPQTNLQHGPVHQGIPQNAVQAPLSVGCEKNGKNGSANSGHHMNSVQPGDVFRQNTEMTNAWLNQPYQEQFYPQPPLQDSSSVIPTAQENNLQKQSPGMSETSNRPVPTDQDSGSLSMFFKGDETENEEILSSEKNYVVEKTEFACQPHSSPLYHQPVHPQRVPANALSQAQIGTGSANEVIQKGMDAQYFPKIRSQQEAQAAKQSMFASDGKAGVGDAPLNCGSQYENVENLECIQNQEVLPSEPRNMNASSPSAHPDLYRYGSLPGQMLPKNAVLSHAEGGPNLEAPDSLAHPVRPDSVSSNYSNISHRSTSSSARPQEQIGTFIQQESGKPDEESSARFFKQIDSSPLGDDSSEINPNKSYHGNLSQPPTPSPPKPTGVFQTSANSSFEPVRSHGVGIKPAEIDQAKMVVELRENHPNQKNTKKNTAMPAASPGNLEQPPDNLETIFMPQVYPLPLAVTGEAGNILHSGPVTENMQSLSERRSSTRAQGAIKKCDSPATTLWAHNELPNFGGNVLLAPAAPAVYVPAKQTVEVIQPPEEGLSNQQPNKPGSIAVQPSQDGNISSENLENPPKMGEEEALQSQASSGYASLLSSPPTESLQNQPILIAQPNQSYNLAQPINFPISLSNQLSSNENSQPMKDSGVGDKTSVGPQTSHAGGIISGENALLPVMQAGSLLANAPPNSNLLKHNLLQSPVNSSDIASNQPANLLMKTPSNLAPEGQKNVNFEGFVPEFASKSGANSSISPGMNLPSGNPSALLPPVNSVVQTKNSVSRANSKEEAAGVLDFTVSRTLEKNSASNSVQVHNQLLSGGPVYPQQPVGGAGQVGPEVRDKQHFYQQVTKDVQHQAVPDRAVQGALPSQPQMQAAQMPTSSGQSSVSSNYQTAAGMKGMQVSQQCENQELRNQETCPAQLPSSDKQPGSGQPSSAVAPTAPTTTSQPVQPSAQQDLQRPPLPQTPQDAFGPHQNSYYYYRHPYDAYQPPYPQPYPAADPRAAAHLYYLEDSYGQYDPRYRYYDNSSTAYMEHGNYRYSEPERPSSRASHCSDRPSSRQGYPEDYYAKAGWADYYQGYYQGTYDYGDPSLWERYSSAYDPRYRDPRSYDQRYLYDGEHNTYQKREAYSYGSRHERYEDRWRYDPRFTGSFDDETEPHRDPYGDEFDRRSVHSEHSGRSLRSSHSVHSHRSSFSSRSQQAVSLHTDYPYAGYAPNFDGQQPFTDYGYSTETGWSAADQVPLRPSTPEKFSVPHLCARFGPGGFLIKVLPNLPSEGQPALVEIHSMETMMQHSPEQEEMRAFPGPLAKDDTHKVDVINFAQNKATQCFKNENLIDKESASLLWDFIVLLCRQNGTVVGTDLAELLLRDHKTVWLPGKSPNEANLIDFTNEALEQVEEESGEAQLSFLTDSLITTIDSLEKETERFRELLLYGRKKDALESAMKHGLWGHALLLASKMDNRTHARVMTRFANSLPINDPLQTVYQLMSGRMPAASTCCGDEKWGDWRPHLAMVLSNLTNNVDLESRTIATMGDTLASKGLLDAAHFCYLMAQVGFGVYTRKTTKLVLIGSNHSLPFLKFATNEAIQRTEAYEYAQSLGTQPGCLPNFQVFKFIYACRLAEMGLAAQAFHYCEVISRTVLKDPQYYSPVLIGQLIQMSSQLRLFDPQIKEKPDQETFVEPSWLVRLRHVDGQIKEGAIAYSTDRSTPQQYPCSTPSSELDHTSQYDGAGVGHDVGPGPENALLASLLPNMAQQMQSVQLMPSAPQAILDGSAAGIPPSDQEAVQSVPFYPVASQPIGPGPGFAPPGFSSQYGAEPSPLYLGSMLPPGGPPQESEPREEEQTNLETGMQRIASESPSRNSFPEQREEDFYSRMARMAPERRSRSASQSSAYMGYGQRSRTTSESSAHSVGRERSNSAAKQPPPSPPVPVGKETKKEVKKEPASRKTGANWFRWLMGKGKNEAHLPDDKNKSIVWDEKKQRWVNLDEPEEESKPPPPPPTAFPKAPQAAPSGPGGPPSAPVNMFSRRAAGSRARYVDVLNPGGTKSSGAVPAPSDLFAPLAPMPIPANVFVPNAVPGDPQPVEGSGAGEHTPAANQTNTDPSAAVDQEYLNPAVLPPGSGLPVSNPDSFQPGELSRSSSMSSLSREVSQHFNQPAPVPPSGEPAAGTVQFYNPSQFAQSPAVTGSSRPGRIGQRKYPTLK; encoded by the exons ATGCAGCAGCCTCCGCAGACTgttccagcaggagcagcagctccacctcCTGCAGGCATTGCTCGCAACACGTACTGGAGGAACACGTCGCTCAGTAAACGAGCAAATGCAACAGCTGCCCCGGTGCAGCCTGTGACAGACCCTTTTGCCTTTGGCAGACAAACTCCACAGGGTTCCCCTTTAGATAACCCAACCAAGGGCAATGCATTGGTTATGCAAAGTTCCTCCCCAGCGGTGTTTCCGCAGCCAGCCGTAGTGCATGCTTTGCCGTCACACGCAGGGGACAATCCTCACGGACTGCATCCATCTCTGTCTGTATCTCAACCAGGAATAAACAGCAGTATGTTTTCTAATGTTCCAGTTCCTGCACCGTCCCCAGGATATGTTACAAATAGCACTACAGAAGTGCATCCAAATGCAGATCTCGGACTCCATGGGTCTGCAGTAGCATCGCATTATAATGCAGGAACAGCACTTGAAAATTCTTTCAGTGTGCATCCTGGAATGGTGTCTGTGTCAAACAATCCTGGAGGTAGACAAGATGTGAACAGAGATCCCAGCGATGTTCCTTCTGGACCCACTGCAACAGCACTCTTCcctccagctcctcagcagCCCTTGTCTCAGTGGAGACCTGCTCAAGGTAACCTGCAGTCTCCAGTTCAAAACTTTGTGCCCTATCCTGAGCCACCTTCTCAGACTGACATTCATAACGTTTCCCAGTCTTCTGTTAGCACATCTCATCCTCCTCCGCAGACGAATTTACAGCATGGTCCTGTACATCAGGGGATTCCACAAAATGCTGTGCAAGCGCCTTTATCCGTTGGTTgtgaaaagaatgggaaaaatggCTCTGCAAATAGCGGTCATCACATGAACAGCGTTCAGCCTGGAGATGTCTTTagacagaacacagaaatgacGAATGCTTGGTTAAATCAACCTTACCAGGAGCAGTTTTACCCACAGCCACCGTTGCAGGATTCCAGTTCTGTCATTCCTACAGCTCAGGAAAATAACCTCCAGAAACAGTCTCCAGGTATGTCTGAAACATCAAACAGACCTGTTCCCACAGACCAAGACTCAGGAAGCCTTTCCATGTTTTTCAAAGGGgatgagacagaaaatgaagaaatactttcGTCTGAAAAGAATTACGTGGTTGAGAAAACTGAGTTTGCTTGTCAACCACATTCATCACCCTTATATCACCAGCCAGTGCATCCTCAGCGGGTTCCAGCTAATGCTCTCTCTCAGGCACAGATTGGTACAGGTTCAGCCAACGAGGTGATACAAAAAGGAATGGATGCCCAGTATTTTCCTAAAATTCGGAGTCAGCAGGAGGCACAGGCTGCTAAGCAGTCCATGTTTGCCAGTGATGGCAAAGCAGGTGTGGGTGATGCGCCTTTGAATTGTGGGTCACAGTATGAAAATGTTGAGAACCTGGAGTGCATACAGAACCAAGAGGTGCTGCCAAGTGAGCCACGTAACATGAATGCTTCATCCCCTTCTGCTCATCCTGATCTGTACAGATATGGATCCTTACCAGGTCAGATGCTTCCAAAGAATGCTGTTTTGAGCCATGCTGAAGGAGGACCAAATTTGGAAGCACCTGATTCATTAGCTCATCCTGTACGACCAGATAGCGTGTCTTCAAACTATAGCAACATTAGCCATAGGAGCACTTCTAGCTCAGCAAGACCTCAAGAACAAATCGGTACGTTTATTCAGCAAGAAAGTGGGAAGCCCGATGAGGAATCTTCTGCTCGCTTCTTTAAACAGATAGACTCTTCTCCTTTGGGAGATGATTCAAGTGAGATAAATCCAAACAAGAGCTACCATGGTAACCTGTCCCAGCCTCCAACTCCAAGTCCTCCTAAGCCCACAGGAGTGTTTCAGACAAGTGCAAATAGTTCTTTTGAGCCCGTGAGGTCCCATGGAGTTGGTATAAAACCTGCAGAGATTGACCAAGCAAAAATGGTGGTTGAATTGAGGGAGAACCACCCAAACCAGAAGAACACCAAGAAGAATACAGCTATGCCTGCTGCATCACCAGGCAATCTTGAACAGCCACCGGATAATCTAGAAACTATTTTCATGCCTCAGGTATACCCTTTGCCTCTTGCAGTCACTGGTGAAGCTGGAAATATATTGCACTCTGGACCTGTTACAGAAAACATGCAATCGTTGTCTGAGAGAAGGTCCTCCACGAGAGCTCAGGGAGCAATTAAGAAGTGTGATAGCCCGGCAACAACTTTGTGGGCTCACAATGAGTTACCTAATTTTGGAGGAAATGTGCTTCtagctcctgctgctcctgcagtttATGTACCTGCCAAACAAACTGTGGAAGTCATTCAGCCACCAGAAGAAGGCCTGTCTAATCAGCAGCCAAACAAACCAGGGAGTATTGCTGTGCAGCCTTCCCAAGATGGAAATATATCATCTGAAAATCTTGAGAATCCTCCCAAAATGGGAGAAGAAGAGGCACTTCAGTCTCAGGCAAGTTCTGGTTATGCAAGTTTGTTGTCTTCTCCGCCTACAGAGTCTTTGCAAAATCAGCCTATCCTAATTGCTCAGCCTAATCAAAGTTATAACTTGGCTCAGCCAAttaattttcctatttctctaTCTAATCAGCTAAGCAGCAATGAGAACAGTCAGCCAATGAAGGATTCCGGGGTTGGGGACAAGACTTCGGTTGGTCCCCAAACATCGCATGCTGGTGGAATCATCTCTGGGGAGAATGCGCTGTTGCCTGTGATGCAAGCTGGATCTCTGTTAGCTAATGCTCCTCCAAATAGCAATCTgttaaaacataatttattaCAGAGCCCTGTTAATTCCTCTGATATTGCTTCTAATCAGCCTGCAAACTTGCTCATGAAAACACCATCAAATTTAGCTCCTGAAGGGCAAAAGAATGTTAATTTTGAAGGTTTTGTTCCTGAATTTGCTAGCAAGTCAGGGGCTAATTCATCCATCTCTCCTGGGATGAATCTTCCCAGTGGAAATCCAAGTGCGCTGCTTCCACCTGTTAATTCTGTAGTACAGACCAAAAATTCTGTAAGTCGTGCAAATAGCAAAGAAGAAGCTGCTGGAGTGCTTGATTTTACAGTGTCACGGACcctggagaaaaacagtgcaaGTAATTCTGTGCAGGTGCATAATCAGTTGCTTTCTGGTGGTCCAGTGTATCCTCAACAGCCAGTTGGAGGTGCTGGTCAAGTGGGTCCCGAGGTGCGTGACAAACAACATTTCTATCAACAGGTGACAAAAGATGTACAGCATCAGGCTGTGCCAGATAGAGCTGTACAGGGAGCATTGCCATCCCAGCCACAAATGCAGGCAGCTCAGATGCCAACATCTTCTGGGCAGTCCTCAGTTTCTTCAAACTACCAGACTGCAGCAGGGATGAAGGGCATGCAGGTGTCCCAGCAGTGTGAGAACCAGGAGCTGAGGAACCAAGAGACATGTCCAGCACAGCTGCCGAGCTCCGATAAGCAGCCGGGTTCTGGACAGCCATCGAGTGCTGTGGCTCCCACAGCTCCTACCACCACCAGTCAGCCAGTGCAGCCAAGTGCACAGCAAGACCTGCAGCGTCCTCCCCTGCCTCAGACTCCTCAGGATGCCTTTGGACCACATCAGAATTCTTACTACTACTACAGGCATCCTTACGATGCTTACCAGCCTCCATATCCACAACCTTATCCTGCTGCAGATCCCAGAGCAGCGGCTCATCTGTATTACCTg GAGGATAGCTATGGACAGTATGACCCACGGTACAGGTACTACGACAACAGCAGCACTGCGTATATGGAGCATGGGAATTACCGGTATTCTGAGCCTGAACGTCCCAGTTCCAGAGCCAGTCACTGCTCTGACAGGCCCTCTTCTAG ACAAGGATATCCTGAAGATTATTATGCAAAAGCTGGATGGGCTGATTACTATCAGGGCTATTACCAAGGCACATATGATTATGGAG ATCCAAGTCTCTGGGAACGTTACTCATCAGCTTATGACCCCAGATACAGAGATCCTAGAAGTTATGACCAGAGGTATTTGTATGATGGTGAACACAACACTTACCAGAAGAGAGAAGCATATTCGTATGGCAGCAG aCATGAGCGATATGAAGATCGTTGGAGATACGACCCTCGTTTTACTGGAAGCTTTGATGATGAAACAGAGCCTCACAGAGATCCTTATGGTGACGAGTTTGATAGGCGCAGTGTTCACAGTGAACATTCCGGTCGCAGCCTGCGGAGCTCCCACAGTGTACACAGTCATCGGAGCAGCTTCAGCTCTCGTTCACAACAA GCAGTGTCACTGCACACAGATTACCCATATGCTGGATATGCTCCTAACTTCGATGGACAACAGCCTTTTACAGATTATGGCTACTCGACTGAAACTGGATGGTCAGCTGCAGATCAAG tGCCCTTAAGGCCCTCAACGCCTGAGAAATTTTCAGTGCCTCATCTGTGTGCCAGGTTTGGTCCTGGGGGCTTCTTAATAAAAGTATTACCAAACCTGCCTTCAGAAGGACAGCCAGCCCTGGTTGAGATACACAGCATGGAG ACTATGATGCAACATTCTCCAGAGCAAGAAGAGATGAGAGCTTTTCCTGGTCCTCTTGCTAA agaTGACACCCATAAAGTGGATGTTATTAATTTTGCACAAAATAAAGCTAcacaatgttttaaaaatgaaaatttaatcGATAAAGAATCTGCAAGTCTGCTTTGGGACTTCATTGTACTGCTGTGCAGGCAGAATGGG ACTGTTGTGGGAACAGACCTGGCTGAACTTCTGCTCCGAGATCATAAAACAGTATGGCTTCCTGGGAAATCCCCTAATGAAGCAAATTTAATTGATTTCACTAATGAGGCTTTGGAACAAGTAGAGGAGGAATCTGGTGAAGCCCAGCTCTCATTTCTCACTGATAGTCTTATAACCACAATTGACAgtctggagaaagaaacagagagattCAGAGAGTTGCTGCTTTATGGACGCAAGAAG GATGCTCTGGAATCAGCCATGAAGCATGGCTTATGGGGTCATGCTCTGCTACTTGCCAGCAAGATGGACAATAGAACGCATGCAAGAGTTATGACCAG ATTCGCCAACAGTCTCCCAATTAATGACCCTCTGCAGACTGTTTATCAGCTCATGTCTGGAAGGATGCCAGCTGCGTCCACG TGCTGTGGAGATGAGAAATGGGGAGACTGGAGGCCACATCTAGCAATGGTGTTATCCAACTTGACTAATAATGTGGACTTGGAATCCAGGACCATTGCTACCATGGGAGACACTCTTG cttctaAAGGCCTGCTGGATGCTGCTCACTTTTGTTACCTTATGGCCCAAGTTGGTTTTGGAGTTTACACAAGGAAGACGACAAAGCTTGTCCTAATTGGATCAAATCACAG CTTGCCATTTTTGAAGTTTGCCACCAATGAAGCTATTCAAAGAACGGAAGCCTATGAATATGCACAGTCACTAGGAACTCAGCCTGGCTGCTTGCCTAATTTCCAG GTTTTCAAGTTCATCTATGCTTGCCGACTGGCTGAAATGGGACTTGCTGCTCAGGCTTTCCATTACTGTGAAGTGATTTCCAGGACTGTACTTAAAGATCCACAGTACTATTCACCTGTACTTATTGGCCAGCTGATCCAG ATGTCATCGCAGCTGCGCCTGTTTGATCCCCAGATAAAAGAGAAACCAGACCAGGAAACCTTTGTTGAACCTTCATGGTTAGTGAGGCTTCGACATGTGGATGGACAGATTAAG gAGGGTGCAATAGCTTATAGCACAGACAGATCCACGCCACAACAGTACCCATGCAGCACACCAAGCTCTGAATTAGACCATACCAGTCAATATGATGGAGCAGGAGTTGGCCATGATGTGGGTCCAGGCCCTGAAAATGCATTGTTAGCATCCTTATTGCCCAATATGGCTCAACAGATGCAAAGCGTGCAGCTGATGCCTTCAG CTCCTCAAGCTATACTTGATGGGTCAGCTGCTGGGATTCCACCTAGTGACCAGGAAGCTGTCCAAAGTGTCCCTTTCTACCCTGTGGCTTCCCAGCCTATTGGTCCAGGACCTGGCTTTGCACCTCCAGGATTTTCAAGTCAGTATGGAGCTGAGCCATCACCATTGTATTTAGGGTCAATGCTACCACCAGGAGGGCCACCACAAGAATCTGAACCACGGGAAGAAGAGCAGACAAACCTGGAAACAG GAATGCAGAGAATTGCCTCAGAGTCTCCTTCACGAAACTCCTTCCCTGAGCAGAGAGAGGAGGATTTCTACAGCAGAATGGCTAgaatg GCACCAGAACGAAGATCCAGATCTGCATCTCAATCTTCAGCATATATG GGCTATGGACAAAGATCCCGGACAACATCAGAGTCCTCTGCTCATTCTGTGGGACGAGAGAGATCTAACTCTGCAGCAAAACAGCCACCTCCTTCTCCACCTGTTCCTGTAGGGAAAGAGActaagaaagaagtgaaaaaagagCCAGCATCTAGAAAG aCTGGTGCAAACTGGTTTCGCTGGctgatgggaaaaggaaagaacgAAGCTCACCTTCCAGATGACAAGAACAAATCA ATTGTTTGGGATGAAAAGAAGCAGCGCTGGGTTAACTTGGATGAACCGGAAGAAGAG AGTAAGCCTCCGCCACCACCTCCAACAGCATTTCCCAAAGCTCCTCAGGCTGCTCCATCTGGGCCTGGAGGCCCACCTAGTGCCCCTGTCAACATGTTCTCTAGAAGAGCAG CAGGAAGCAGAGCCCGTTATGTTGATGTTCTGAATCCAGGTGGAACCAAGTCAAGTGGTGCTGTTCCTGCACCATCAGACCTATTTGCACCACTGGCACCAATGCCAATTCCTGCAAATGTATTTGTTCCAAACGCAG